A genomic region of Janthinobacterium lividum contains the following coding sequences:
- a CDS encoding TetR/AcrR family transcriptional regulator — translation MMKKRSASADNICAVAVVHFSEHGYDASSLSDIAGQAGMRKASLYSHFAGKDALFLDVFADALAEEQAFMDACFADEAALAATAGSALAGSLYCDRMAQRYADSAHLRFLLRTAYLPPAPLRIEVGTGYEALLAQLQQHYVASLGRMAPALPPQRVDLYAQAYLGIVDSLHVELIYAGGAALQQRHAALWQILSDSLAMATRHG, via the coding sequence ATGATGAAAAAACGCTCGGCTTCGGCCGATAACATCTGTGCCGTTGCCGTCGTGCACTTTTCGGAGCACGGCTACGATGCCTCGTCCCTTAGCGACATCGCCGGGCAGGCGGGCATGCGCAAGGCTTCGCTGTACTCGCACTTCGCCGGCAAGGATGCCCTCTTCCTCGACGTCTTTGCCGATGCCCTGGCCGAAGAGCAAGCCTTCATGGATGCCTGTTTCGCCGATGAAGCGGCGCTGGCGGCCACGGCCGGCAGTGCTCTGGCCGGCTCCCTGTACTGCGACCGCATGGCGCAGCGCTATGCGGACTCGGCCCACCTGCGCTTTTTGCTGCGCACGGCGTATTTGCCGCCCGCGCCCCTGCGCATCGAAGTCGGCACGGGCTACGAAGCCTTGCTGGCGCAGTTGCAGCAGCACTACGTGGCCAGCCTGGGCCGCATGGCACCCGCGCTGCCGCCGCAACGCGTCGACCTGTATGCGCAAGCCTATCTGGGCATCGTCGACAGCCTGCACGTGGAGCTGATCTACGCGGGCGGCGCCGCGCTGCAGCAGCGCCACGCGGCCTTGTGGCAGATATTGTCTGATTCGCTGGCGATGGCCACGCGACATGGCTGA
- a CDS encoding Bcr/CflA family efflux MFS transporter, translated as MQQQTPLPAASLGLAASLALVAVLGPAGIDMYLASMPAMARELHTSYANVQLSLTVFLLALGGGQLLCGPLTDMLGRRRPLLAGIAVYILAAVWASQADQLNTLLLARTLQGLGAALTLVVVMSMVRDVADGVQAAQLFALLMTIVGLAPVLAPAVGGLLDAHYGWRAVMLALAALGVLTLLNSALFLPETLPASRRVPPRGMHRTYARIALDRAFLLPALALSATFFFLFAYIGGASLVYQRDFGLSAGSFGLVFGATGVAVLLGAMASGCLVEKYGVARLSVTGSAAMLGGAGLALLGAWAGAGIAAVVPGMFVALFGLGIAEAALMAMAMGSQQRALGSTAALLGAIQMTLSSLATPLAASLSEWGPLPWLLFLTVAGLLVSWLTLATARVHPVHASSLGAH; from the coding sequence ATGCAGCAGCAAACCCCTCTTCCCGCCGCCAGTCTCGGGCTGGCGGCTTCCCTGGCCCTGGTCGCCGTGCTCGGTCCGGCCGGCATCGACATGTACCTGGCCTCGATGCCCGCAATGGCGCGCGAGCTGCACACCTCGTATGCAAATGTGCAGCTGAGCCTGACCGTCTTCCTGCTGGCCCTGGGCGGCGGGCAGCTGCTGTGCGGCCCGCTGACCGACATGCTGGGCCGGCGCCGTCCGCTGCTGGCCGGCATCGCCGTGTACATTCTTGCCGCCGTATGGGCATCGCAGGCGGATCAATTGAACACCCTGCTGCTGGCGCGCACCCTGCAGGGCCTGGGCGCGGCGCTGACCCTGGTCGTCGTGATGAGCATGGTGCGCGACGTGGCCGATGGCGTGCAGGCGGCGCAGCTGTTTGCCCTCCTGATGACCATCGTGGGCCTGGCGCCCGTGCTGGCGCCGGCCGTGGGCGGCTTGCTCGACGCGCATTACGGCTGGCGCGCTGTGATGCTGGCCCTGGCCGCGCTCGGTGTCTTGACCCTGCTCAATAGCGCGCTGTTCCTGCCGGAAACCCTGCCAGCGTCCAGGCGGGTCCCGCCGCGCGGCATGCACCGCACGTATGCCCGCATCGCGCTGGATCGCGCCTTCCTGCTGCCCGCGCTGGCCCTGTCGGCCACATTCTTTTTCCTGTTTGCCTATATCGGCGGAGCGTCGCTCGTGTACCAGCGCGACTTCGGCCTGTCCGCCGGCAGTTTCGGCCTGGTGTTCGGCGCCACGGGCGTGGCCGTGCTGCTCGGTGCGATGGCCAGCGGTTGCCTGGTGGAAAAGTATGGCGTGGCGCGGTTGAGCGTGACGGGCAGCGCGGCCATGCTGGGCGGCGCGGGACTGGCCCTGCTCGGTGCCTGGGCGGGAGCAGGCATCGCCGCCGTCGTGCCGGGCATGTTCGTGGCCCTGTTTGGCCTGGGCATCGCGGAAGCGGCGCTGATGGCCATGGCCATGGGTTCCCAGCAGCGCGCGCTCGGCTCCACGGCCGCCCTGCTGGGCGCCATCCAGATGACCTTGTCGTCGCTGGCCACGCCGCTGGCGGCCAGCCTGTCAGAATGGGGGCCATTGCCCTGGCTGCTGTTCTTGACCGTGGCCGGCCTGCTGGTATCATGGCTGACCCTGGCTACTGCGCGCGTCCATCCGGTCCATGCCAGCAGCCTCGGAGCGCACTGA
- the gcvP gene encoding aminomethyl-transferring glycine dehydrogenase gives MTRTSLTQLEARDAFIARHIGPSATEQQAMLATLGYPSRAALIDALVPANIRNKGALPLGAYSQPMPEQEALSRLKAIAGKNQVLKSLIGQGYYNTFTPGVVLRNIFENPAWYTAYTPYQPEISQGRLEAILNFQQVITDLTGMGISNASMLDEGTAAAEAMTLIQRVGKSKSNVLYVANDVLPQTLEVVQTRAQPIGIEVRTFDPAEIESLDACFGVLLQYPGVNGVVRDYRAGVEKLHANGAMVIVAADLLALTMLTPPGEWGADVVVGNSQRFGVPLGFGGPHAGYLSTRDEFKRNMSGRLVGVTVDAQGNKAYRLALQTREQHIRREKATSNICTAQVLLAVMASMYAVYHGPAGLLQIAQRVHRYTGVLAANLKTLGYGVVNASYFDTLTINVADAAQLHATAMHHGVNLRKIDNTHVGVSLDETTTRDDIALLWKVFAHGLVNAPAAPDLDSVEAGVTSALPTQLARESAYLTHPVFNSYHSEHEMLRYLRSLADKDLALDRTMIPLGSCTMKLNATSEMIPVTWPEFSNIHPFAPDAQTVGYREMISQLEEMLCALTGYAAVSLQPNAGSQGEYAGLLVIKAYHESRGEGHRNICLIPSSAHGTNPASANMVGMQVVVTSCDANGNVDLADLKAKAEKHSANLACVMVTYPSTHGVFEEGIQELCEIIHSHGGQVYIDGANMNALVGVAAPGSFGGDVSHLNLHKTFCIPHGGGGPGVGPIGVGAHLAKFLPNQRSSGYQRDAAGIGAVSAAPFGSASILPISWMYIAMMGAEGLTAATETAILAANYIARRLAPHYPVLYSGHDGLVAHECILDLRPITDATGISNEDVAKRLMDFGFHAPTMSFPVPGTLMIEPTESESKVEIDRFIDAMIAIRAEIAKVASGEFDHDDNPLKNAPHTAQVLMSDNWERKYSREIAAYPVASLRQRKYWPPVGRADNVYGDRNLFCGCAPISSYEEE, from the coding sequence ATGACCCGCACCAGCCTGACCCAACTCGAAGCACGCGATGCCTTCATCGCCCGCCACATCGGCCCTTCTGCCACCGAACAGCAAGCCATGCTGGCGACCCTCGGCTATCCATCGCGCGCCGCGCTGATCGACGCCCTGGTACCGGCCAACATCCGCAACAAGGGCGCCCTGCCCCTGGGCGCGTACTCGCAGCCGATGCCGGAACAGGAAGCCCTGTCGCGCCTGAAAGCCATCGCCGGCAAGAACCAGGTACTCAAATCCCTGATCGGCCAGGGCTACTACAACACGTTCACCCCTGGCGTCGTGTTGCGCAACATCTTTGAAAACCCGGCCTGGTACACGGCGTACACGCCATACCAGCCAGAGATTTCGCAAGGCCGCCTGGAAGCGATTTTGAACTTCCAGCAAGTGATCACGGATTTGACCGGCATGGGCATCTCGAACGCCTCGATGCTGGACGAAGGCACGGCCGCCGCCGAAGCGATGACCCTGATCCAGCGCGTGGGCAAGTCGAAGTCGAACGTGCTGTACGTCGCCAACGACGTGCTGCCGCAAACGCTGGAAGTGGTGCAGACGCGCGCCCAGCCGATCGGCATCGAAGTGCGTACCTTCGACCCGGCTGAAATCGAGTCGCTGGACGCCTGCTTCGGCGTGCTGCTGCAATACCCTGGCGTGAACGGCGTCGTGCGCGACTACCGCGCCGGCGTGGAAAAACTGCACGCGAACGGCGCCATGGTCATCGTCGCGGCCGACCTGCTGGCCCTGACCATGCTGACGCCGCCGGGCGAATGGGGCGCCGACGTCGTCGTCGGCAACAGCCAGCGCTTCGGCGTGCCGCTCGGTTTCGGCGGCCCGCACGCAGGCTATCTGTCCACGCGCGATGAATTCAAGCGCAATATGTCGGGCCGCCTGGTCGGCGTGACCGTCGATGCGCAAGGCAACAAGGCGTATCGCCTGGCCCTGCAAACGCGCGAACAGCATATCCGCCGCGAAAAAGCGACCTCGAACATCTGCACGGCACAAGTGCTGCTGGCCGTGATGGCCTCGATGTACGCCGTCTACCACGGTCCTGCCGGCCTGCTGCAGATCGCCCAGCGCGTGCACCGCTACACGGGCGTGCTGGCCGCCAACCTGAAGACCCTCGGCTATGGCGTCGTCAACGCGAGCTACTTCGACACCCTGACCATCAATGTCGCCGATGCGGCGCAACTGCACGCGACGGCCATGCACCACGGCGTCAATCTGCGCAAGATCGACAATACCCATGTCGGCGTGTCGCTCGATGAAACCACCACGCGCGACGATATCGCGCTGCTGTGGAAAGTGTTCGCGCACGGCCTGGTCAACGCGCCTGCCGCGCCTGACCTGGACAGCGTGGAAGCTGGCGTCACCAGCGCCCTGCCGACACAGCTGGCGCGCGAGAGCGCCTACCTGACCCACCCCGTCTTCAACAGCTACCACTCGGAACACGAAATGCTGCGCTACCTGCGCAGCCTGGCCGACAAGGACCTGGCGCTGGACCGCACCATGATCCCGCTCGGCTCGTGCACCATGAAGTTGAACGCGACGAGTGAAATGATTCCCGTCACCTGGCCCGAGTTCTCCAACATCCACCCGTTCGCTCCCGATGCGCAAACGGTCGGCTACCGCGAGATGATTTCGCAGCTGGAAGAGATGCTGTGCGCGCTGACAGGCTACGCGGCCGTCTCGCTGCAGCCGAACGCCGGCTCGCAGGGTGAATACGCGGGTCTGCTGGTGATCAAGGCCTACCACGAATCGCGCGGCGAAGGCCACCGCAACATCTGCCTGATCCCGTCGTCGGCGCACGGCACCAACCCGGCATCGGCCAACATGGTCGGCATGCAGGTGGTCGTCACCAGCTGCGACGCCAACGGCAACGTGGACCTGGCCGACCTGAAAGCGAAAGCGGAAAAGCACAGCGCCAACCTGGCCTGCGTAATGGTCACCTACCCATCCACCCACGGCGTGTTTGAAGAAGGCATCCAGGAACTGTGCGAGATCATCCACTCGCACGGCGGCCAGGTCTACATCGACGGCGCCAACATGAACGCGCTGGTCGGCGTGGCCGCTCCCGGCTCGTTTGGCGGCGACGTGTCGCACCTGAACCTGCACAAGACCTTCTGCATCCCGCACGGCGGCGGCGGACCAGGCGTGGGCCCGATCGGCGTCGGCGCCCACCTGGCGAAATTCCTGCCGAACCAGCGTTCCTCGGGCTACCAGCGCGATGCTGCCGGCATCGGCGCCGTCAGCGCCGCGCCATTCGGCTCGGCCAGCATCCTGCCGATTTCGTGGATGTACATCGCCATGATGGGCGCGGAAGGCTTGACGGCCGCGACCGAGACGGCGATCCTGGCGGCGAACTACATCGCGCGCCGCCTGGCGCCGCACTACCCCGTGCTGTACTCGGGCCACGACGGCCTGGTCGCGCACGAGTGCATCCTGGACCTGCGCCCGATCACGGACGCCACCGGCATCAGCAACGAAGACGTGGCCAAGCGTTTGATGGACTTCGGTTTCCATGCGCCGACCATGAGCTTCCCCGTGCCGGGCACCCTGATGATCGAGCCGACGGAAAGCGAATCGAAAGTGGAAATCGACCGCTTCATCGACGCCATGATCGCCATCCGCGCGGAAATCGCCAAGGTCGCCAGCGGTGAATTCGACCACGACGACAACCCGCTGAAAAACGCGCCGCACACGGCACAGGTGCTGATGTCGGACAACTGGGAACGCAAGTACAGCCGCGAGATCGCTGCCTACCCCGTCGCTTCCCTGCGCCAGCGCAAATACTGGCCACCAGTCGGCCGCGCCGACAACGTGTACGGCGACCGCAACCTGTTCTGCGGTTGCGCGCCTATCAGCTCGTACGAAGAAGAGTAA
- the gcvH gene encoding glycine cleavage system protein GcvH, whose protein sequence is MNIPAELKYTASHEWVRLEGDGTITVGITEYAQDALGDIVFVELPTVGNTYGAGDDAAVVESVKAASDIYAPIAGEVVAVNDDVVNSPESINADAYANWLFKIKPADVSALDGLLDAAAYGAATGA, encoded by the coding sequence ATGAACATTCCTGCAGAACTGAAGTACACCGCTTCCCACGAATGGGTACGCCTTGAAGGCGACGGCACGATCACCGTCGGCATCACCGAGTACGCGCAGGACGCCCTGGGCGACATCGTCTTCGTCGAACTGCCAACCGTGGGCAATACCTACGGCGCCGGCGACGACGCCGCCGTGGTGGAATCGGTCAAGGCAGCGAGCGACATCTACGCGCCGATCGCCGGCGAAGTCGTGGCCGTCAACGACGACGTGGTCAACTCGCCTGAGTCGATCAACGCCGACGCCTATGCCAACTGGCTGTTCAAGATCAAGCCAGCCGACGTGTCGGCCCTGGACGGCTTGCTCGACGCTGCCGCCTATGGCGCCGCCACCGGCGCGTAA
- the gcvT gene encoding glycine cleavage system aminomethyltransferase GcvT: MTLKATPLNNAHRALGARMVDFGGWDMPVNYGSQIEEHNAVRGDAGMFDVSHMCVVDIEGPNVRAFLRGLLANNVDKLQVSGKALYSCMLNAEGTVIDDLIVYFFNENWFRLVVNAGTAEKDVAWMQQQNTSTNSGLTITQRRDGNDAMALVAVQGPNARAKVWQVLPETQAASEAIKPFNVVIVKDTAFGEVMLARTGYTGEDGFEIGVAATQVEALWNALAAAGVKPAGLGARDTLRLEAGMNLYGQDMDETVNPLDAGLAWTIDLVSERDFIGKAALLAKGQNAQFVGLILREKGGVLRAHQKVIIASSEATGEITSGTFSPTMQEAIALARVPNGVNVGDTVHVEIRGKQLAASVVKLPFVRNGKILAA; the protein is encoded by the coding sequence ATGACGCTCAAAGCGACCCCACTCAATAACGCCCACCGTGCCCTCGGCGCCCGCATGGTCGATTTCGGCGGCTGGGACATGCCCGTCAACTACGGCTCGCAAATCGAAGAACACAATGCCGTGCGCGGCGACGCCGGCATGTTCGACGTGTCCCATATGTGCGTGGTCGATATCGAAGGTCCGAACGTGCGCGCTTTCCTGCGCGGCTTGCTGGCCAACAACGTTGACAAGCTGCAAGTGTCGGGCAAGGCGCTGTACTCGTGCATGCTCAATGCCGAAGGTACCGTCATCGATGACTTGATCGTCTACTTCTTCAATGAAAACTGGTTCCGCCTGGTCGTCAACGCGGGCACGGCGGAAAAAGACGTGGCCTGGATGCAGCAGCAAAATACCAGCACCAACAGCGGTCTGACGATCACCCAGCGCCGCGACGGCAATGACGCCATGGCGCTGGTCGCCGTGCAAGGCCCGAACGCCCGCGCCAAGGTGTGGCAAGTACTGCCGGAAACGCAAGCGGCCTCCGAAGCCATCAAGCCATTCAACGTCGTCATCGTCAAGGACACGGCTTTCGGCGAAGTCATGCTGGCGCGCACCGGTTACACGGGCGAAGACGGCTTTGAAATCGGCGTGGCCGCCACCCAGGTGGAAGCGCTGTGGAACGCCCTGGCAGCGGCCGGCGTCAAGCCGGCGGGCCTGGGCGCGCGCGATACCCTGCGCCTGGAAGCGGGCATGAATCTGTACGGCCAGGACATGGATGAAACCGTCAACCCGCTCGACGCGGGCCTGGCGTGGACCATCGACCTGGTCAGCGAGCGCGACTTCATCGGCAAGGCCGCCCTGCTGGCCAAAGGCCAGAACGCGCAATTCGTGGGCCTGATCCTGCGCGAAAAAGGCGGCGTGCTGCGCGCCCACCAGAAAGTCATCATCGCCAGCAGCGAAGCCACGGGCGAAATCACCAGCGGCACCTTCAGCCCGACGATGCAGGAAGCGATTGCCCTGGCGCGCGTGCCGAACGGCGTGAACGTGGGCGACACCGTGCACGTGGAAATCCGCGGCAAGCAGCTGGCCGCTTCCGTTGTCAAGCTGCCTTTCGTGCGTAACGGTAAAATCCTGGCTGCGTAA
- a CDS encoding ATP-dependent Clp protease proteolytic subunit produces the protein MNTTQSETQNNTEQHGYFTLSGDVNSDMVRRVFNAVADITEDKLTTAHILIQSNGGYVSDGICLYNFLSKLPLDIITYNAGAVASIAVTLFLAGRHRHASDTARFMVHKSHATASPGSRPDALSIIVEGLRADDMRTERILRGHVNLTEEQWQVHAYSDLHLTADQALEVGMIESIRDFAPPKGKRLTNI, from the coding sequence ATGAACACTACACAAAGCGAGACGCAAAACAACACCGAGCAGCATGGTTACTTTACCCTCTCGGGCGACGTCAACAGCGATATGGTGCGGCGCGTCTTCAACGCCGTGGCCGACATCACGGAAGACAAGCTTACCACCGCGCACATTTTGATCCAGTCCAACGGCGGTTATGTCAGCGATGGCATCTGTCTGTACAACTTTCTCAGCAAGTTGCCGCTCGACATCATTACCTACAATGCGGGTGCCGTGGCGTCCATCGCCGTCACCCTGTTCCTGGCGGGGCGGCACCGCCACGCCAGCGACACGGCCCGCTTCATGGTGCACAAGTCGCATGCGACAGCCTCGCCCGGATCGCGCCCCGACGCGCTCAGCATCATCGTGGAGGGCTTGCGCGCCGACGACATGCGCACCGAGCGCATCCTGCGCGGCCACGTCAACCTGACGGAAGAGCAGTGGCAGGTGCACGCGTATTCCGACCTGCATCTGACGGCCGACCAGGCGCTGGAAGTGGGGATGATCGAATCGATCCGCGACTTTGCGCCGCCCAAGGGCAAGCGCTTGACGAATATCTGA
- a CDS encoding phosphatase PAP2 family protein — translation MTWWNGISFAADMAVMGPAGVAIALWLLVSRQWRLVLSWSLWYGGGLALVVLSKLAFMSWGVGSSVLDFTGFSGHAMRAGAVFPVLMYVLLQRAAPRWRHAGVLVGVAFAVLVAISRVVVHAHSVSEAVSGCVLGLALALGFMWNARGTVNFAVSHALALASLVLMVVLSFKAEPMPTEQWLQKLALVLSGHERVFSREDWKLAQDGRPAP, via the coding sequence ATGACTTGGTGGAATGGAATTTCTTTTGCGGCCGATATGGCCGTGATGGGGCCGGCTGGCGTGGCGATCGCCCTGTGGCTGCTCGTTTCGCGCCAGTGGCGCCTGGTACTGAGCTGGAGCCTGTGGTACGGCGGCGGCCTGGCCCTCGTGGTGCTGTCGAAGCTGGCCTTCATGAGCTGGGGTGTGGGCAGCAGCGTGCTCGATTTTACGGGTTTCAGCGGCCACGCCATGCGCGCCGGCGCCGTGTTTCCCGTGCTGATGTATGTGCTGCTGCAGCGGGCCGCACCGCGCTGGCGCCATGCCGGCGTGCTCGTCGGCGTGGCGTTTGCCGTGCTGGTGGCTATTTCCCGCGTGGTCGTCCATGCGCACAGCGTGTCGGAAGCCGTCAGCGGCTGCGTGCTGGGCCTGGCGCTGGCGCTGGGCTTCATGTGGAATGCCCGCGGCACCGTCAATTTCGCCGTCAGCCATGCGCTGGCCCTGGCCAGCCTGGTGCTGATGGTGGTGCTCAGCTTCAAGGCCGAACCCATGCCGACCGAGCAATGGCTGCAAAAACTGGCCCTGGTGCTGTCCGGCCATGAGCGTGTTTTTTCCCGCGAAGACTGGAAACTGGCACAGGATGGCCGCCCAGCCCCATGA